A stretch of Pristiophorus japonicus isolate sPriJap1 chromosome 10, sPriJap1.hap1, whole genome shotgun sequence DNA encodes these proteins:
- the LOC139275290 gene encoding 52 kDa repressor of the inhibitor of the protein kinase-like isoform X2: MPNFCAAPNCSRGSTNYPDLPFFRFPRDPGRCQKWVENCRRADLENRSAEQLHKQYRLCARHFEQSLICTNSPYRTVLKDNAVPTLFDLTSHLNKPEGKHRKHKRIKELSEEDLLRVKAPRTDGDVLRGLQCKQEAIHELGKIDLEGATESLEESILLEESSNLTPEEKGNKEFLKVLFETVLLLGRQNVPLGGSGTENLSNLCNTPDNIHALLEFRMNAGDEILRKRFETTAVNAVYCPKTLQKDLLDICEMCIREEVLREVRDSNFFSIVTDEVISVAGIDHVALLIRFVDESDYLRQEFVGFIPCEFDSEFLASRIHETLTEKWGLNMYYCRGQAYNGSGAMSYKKRVVVASILQQCPKALCTPCSSYPLNIWIAKSSLIFGINMVLSLMDNIVSFFSLSYQLQKVFDVGIDSIYQMNEEKAKELKKLFQINWYERHDTFEILADLYEVLVTCLDEISYDTCGRWNAEIATQASMLSSSMRDFEIVVSLMVLKNVLSYTRAFGKNLQGQASDTYFASSTLTAVLHSLNEMRDNMDVYHEFWLEEATNLSFKMGIELKLPWRCRRQPQSEELSEETPENYYKESITAPFLDHIILEIKDMFSEQQLKALKCLSLVPSVMAQLKYNTGEENMADLYRDDLPNPDTLSAELHCWKIKWKHRSRDVELPSTIFDTLRHPDIKFFPNVYTLLKIVSNLPIIKLETDKCEIGRRRLKAYLKATPVEERTSSLALIHINYDAKHDYDMMVDTYAKLYPEKMQLPHVTDSDTVDVNNHDASGVEINNLDAATRTVYQVDDDCMESAGHAGATGVVLQLPSAGGLLEVCQNMDKTVIEVTQLTEESSIELQQLPVGSAVIVTQHSAGPGVEMQHHPEGVEVGRQPVESSMELQHHHIEGRVVEVIHHPEVNGIELQHHSKLNGVQLQHHPEEEVIEVSQHPAVGAVVLQPPLEAGTVELQHHVQGVAVTLQHHLEGSSEGGVVELHHPETSAVELSHNPEESTMEVDQCPEAGAAELQQQPEPSTEELQYQEAGAEELQHQSVATEMQHHLGPAVVEMQHQPEPSEVEIEHQPEPSEVEIQHHPEPGEVEIQHHPEPGEVEIQHHPEPGEVEIQHHPEPGEVEIQHHPEPGEVEIQHHPEPGEVEIQHHPEPGEVEIQHHPEPGEVEIQHHPEPFTTEIQPEPSAMEIQQPIATAIHNHQEPGPMNLQSPPEASTPELPQALQSETVMDGCPATDLVGLEQRSDPSAMELDPRPGLSAVELEHCPEPSAAELENRPEAAAVEVDNASVCNPDVNGDGIKILEVKNSEESNSEMNISSLVARAGYREEN; encoded by the exons GTGTCAGAAATGGGTGGAGAACTGCCGGAGAGCAGATCTGGAAAACCGTTCTGCTGAACAGCTTCACAAACAGTACAGACTATGTGCGAGACACTTCGAACAATCCCTGATATGCACAAAC AGCCCTTACAGAACAGTCCTCAAGGATAATGCAGTGCCGACCTTGTTCGACTTAACAAGTCATCTCAATAAACCTGAAGGCAAACATAGAAAACACAAGAGGATAAAAGAACTG AGTGAGGAAGATTTGCTGAGGGTGAAGGCACCAAGAA CCGACGGTGATGTCTTGAGAGGTCTGCAGTGCAAGCAGGAGGCCATCCATGAACTAGGCAAAATCGATTTGGAGGGAGCCACAGAAAGCCTCGAGGAATCCATCCTTTTGGAAGAATCTTCGAACTTGACGCCCGAAGAGAAAGGGAATAAAGAATTTCTCAAAGTTTTATTTGAAACTGTACTGCTGCTGGGGAGACAAAACGTTCCATTGGGAGGATCGGGCACTGAGAACCTGAGCAACCTGTGCAATACCCCCGATAACATTCACGCGCTGCTGGAGTTCAGGATGAACGCGGGCGATGAAATTCTCCGCAAGAGGTTCGAGACAACTGCCGTCAACGCTGTGTACTGCCCGAAGACCCTGCAGAAAGACCTGCTGGACATCTGCGAGATGTGCATACGGGAGGAGGTCCTGCGAGAAGTTCGTGACAGCAACTTCTTCTCCATCGTGACGGACGAAGTGATCAGCGTGGCGGGCATCGACCACGTGGCCCTGCTGATTCGCTTCGTGGACGAGTCCGACTATCTGCGGCAGGAGTTTGTGGGGTTCATACCCTGCGAGTTCGACAGCGAGTTCCTAGCCAGCCGGATCCACGAGACTCTGACGGAAAAGTGGGGCCTGAACATGTACTACTGTCGTGGGCAGGCGTATAACGGCTCGGGGGCAATGTCTTATAAAAAGCGCGTGGTCGTGGCTAGCATCTTACAGCAGTGCCCAAAGGCGCTGTGCACTCCTTGTTCCTCCTACCCCCTAAACATATGGATTGCCAAGTCCAGCCTGATCTTTGGTATAAACATGGTGCTGAGCTTGATGGACAACATTGTGTCGTTCTTTAGTCTGTCGTATCAGCTCCAAAAGGTTTTTGACGTCGGCATCGACAGCATCTACCAAATGAATGAGGAAAAGGCGAAAGAGCTGAAGAAGCTTTTTCAAATCAACTGGTATGAAAGGCACGACACGTTCGAGATCTTGGCCGACCTTTACGAAGTGCTGGTGACCTGCTTGGACGAGATCAGCTACGACACGTGCGGCCGGTGGAATGCTGAAATCGCGACCCAGGCCAGCATGCTGTCGTCCTCCATGCGAGATTTCGAAATCGTCGTCTCCCTCATGGTGTTGAAGAACGTCCTCTCCTACACCCGGGCCTTCGGCAAAAACCTCCAGGGTCAGGCGTCGGACACCTATTTCGCCTCGAGCACCTTGACGGCGGTCCTGCACTCGCTGAACGAAATGCGGGACAACATGGACGTCTACCACGAGTTCTGGTTGGAGGAAGCCACCAATTTGTCGTTCAAAATGGGGATTGAGCTGAAGCTGCCGTGGAGGTGCCGCCGGCAGCCTCAGAGCGAAGAGTTGTCCGAGGAGACTCCTGAAAACTACTACAAAGAATCGATAACCGCGCCGTTTCTGGACCACATCATTTTAGAAATCAAGGACATGTTCTCTGAGCAGCAGCTAAAGGCCCTCAAGTGCCTGTCGTTGGTGCCGTCGGTCATGGCACAGCTGAAGTACAACACCGGCGAGGAAAACATGGCCGACCTGTACAGAGACGATCTCCCGAACCCCGACACCCTCTCCGCCGAGCTTCACTGCTGGAAGATAAAGTGGAAGCACCGCAGCCGGGATGTCGAGCTGCCCAGCACCATCTTTGACACGCTGCGTCACCCCGATATCAAGTTCTTTCCGAATGTGTACACGCTGCTGAAAATCGTCTCCAACCTGCCCATCATCAAGCTGGAAACCGACAAGTGCGAGATTGGCCGGCGGCGGCTGAAGGCGTATTTGAAGGCCACGCCAGTCGAGGAGAGGACCAGCAGCCTGGCGTTGATCCACATCAATTACGACGCGAAGCACGACTACGACATGATGGTCGACACCTACGCCAAGCTGTACCCGGAGAAGATGCAGCTGCCCCACGTTACCGATTCGGACACCGTGGACGTGAACAATCACGACGCGAGCGGCGTGGAGATAAACAATTTGGACGCGGCGACTCGAACGGTGTACCAGGTCGACGACGACTGCATGGAGTCGGCGGGCCACGCGGGGGCTACTGGGGTGGTTTTGCAACTGCCTTCGGCCGGGGGCCTCTTGGAGGTCTGCCAGAATATGGACAAGACGGTGATCGAGGTGACCCAGCTGACCGAGGAGAGCTCCATCGAACTGCAGCAGCTCCCCGTGGGCAGCGCCGTGATTGTGACCCAGCACTCGGCGGGGCCCGGCGTGGAGATGCAGCACCATCCAGAGGGGGTGGAGGTCGGCCGGCAGCCTGTCGAAAGCAGCATGGAGCTGCAGCACCACCACATCGAAGGGCGGGTGGTGGAGGTGATCCACCATCCGGAGGTGAACGGCATCGAATTGCAGCACCACTCGAAGTTGAACGGGGTGCAGTTGCAGCACCACCCCGAAGAGGAGGTTATTGAGGTGAGCCAGCACCCTGCGGTGGGAGCGGTGGTGCTGCAGCCACCGTTGGAGGCCGGCACAGTGGAGTTGCAGCACCATGTGCAGGGGGTTGCTGTGACACTGCAGCATCATCTGGAGGGAAGTTCAGAGGGCGGCGTGGTGGAGTTGCACCATCCAGAGACCAGTGCTGTTGAATTGAGCCACAATCCAGAAGAGAGCACCATGGAGGTGGACCAGTGTCCAGAAGCCGGTGCCGCAGAGCTGCAGCAACAGCCTGAGCCCAGCACCGAGGAATTGCAATACCAGGAGGCTGGCGCGGAGGAGCTGCAGCACCAGTCTGTTGCTACTGAGATGCAGCACCATTTGGGGCCTGCTGTGGTGGAGATGCAGCATCAGCCAGAGCCCAGTGAGGTGGAGATTGAGCACCAGCCAGAGCCCAGTGAggtggagattcagcatcacccAGAGCCTGGCGAggtggagattcagcatcacccAGAGCCTGGCGAGGTGGAGATACAGCATCACCCAGAGCCTGGTGAggtggagattcagcatcacccAGAGCCTGGCGAggtggagattcagcatcacccAGAGCCTGGCGAGGTGGAGATACAGCATCACCCAGAGCCTGGCGAGGTGGAGATACAGCATCACCCAGAGCCTGGCGAGGTGGAGATACAGCATCACCCAGAGCCTGGCGAGGTGGAGATACAGCATCACCCAGAGCCTTTCACTACAGAGATACAGCCGGAACCCAGTGCCATGGAAATCCAGCAGCCCATCGCTACGGCGATACACAACCACCAGGAGCCTGGACCCATGAACTTGCAATCTCCCCCGGAAGCGAGCACGCCAGAGTTACCACAGGCCCTACAGTCCGAGACCGTGATGGACGGCTGTCCAGCGACCGACCTAGTGGGGCTAGAGCAGCGTTCGGACCCAAGTGCCATGGAATTGGATCCACGCCCGGGATTGAGCGCCGTGGAGCTGGAACATTGTCCCGAGCCCAGCGCAGCGGAGCTGGAGAACCGTCCAGAGGCAGCTGCCGTGGAAGTAGACAATGCCAGTGTGTGCAATCCCGATGTAAACGGTGACGGGATAAAAATTTTGGAAGTGAAAAATTCAGAAGAAAGCAATTCAGAAATGAACATTTCTAGT CTGGTCGCCCGAGCTGGATACAGGGAGGAGAACTGA
- the LOC139275290 gene encoding 52 kDa repressor of the inhibitor of the protein kinase-like isoform X1 gives MPNFCAAPNCSRGSTNYPDLPFFRFPRDPGRCQKWVENCRRADLENRSAEQLHKQYRLCARHFEQSLICTNSPYRTVLKDNAVPTLFDLTSHLNKPEGKHRKHKRIKELSEEDLLRVKAPRTDGDVLRGLQCKQEAIHELGKIDLEGATESLEESILLEESSNLTPEEKGNKEFLKVLFETVLLLGRQNVPLGGSGTENLSNLCNTPDNIHALLEFRMNAGDEILRKRFETTAVNAVYCPKTLQKDLLDICEMCIREEVLREVRDSNFFSIVTDEVISVAGIDHVALLIRFVDESDYLRQEFVGFIPCEFDSEFLASRIHETLTEKWGLNMYYCRGQAYNGSGAMSYKKRVVVASILQQCPKALCTPCSSYPLNIWIAKSSLIFGINMVLSLMDNIVSFFSLSYQLQKVFDVGIDSIYQMNEEKAKELKKLFQINWYERHDTFEILADLYEVLVTCLDEISYDTCGRWNAEIATQASMLSSSMRDFEIVVSLMVLKNVLSYTRAFGKNLQGQASDTYFASSTLTAVLHSLNEMRDNMDVYHEFWLEEATNLSFKMGIELKLPWRCRRQPQSEELSEETPENYYKESITAPFLDHIILEIKDMFSEQQLKALKCLSLVPSVMAQLKYNTGEENMADLYRDDLPNPDTLSAELHCWKIKWKHRSRDVELPSTIFDTLRHPDIKFFPNVYTLLKIVSNLPIIKLETDKCEIGRRRLKAYLKATPVEERTSSLALIHINYDAKHDYDMMVDTYAKLYPEKMQLPHVTDSDTVDVNNHDASGVEINNLDAATRTVYQVDDDCMESAGHAGATGVVLQLPSAGGLLEVCQNMDKTVIEVTQLTEESSIELQQLPVGSAVIVTQHSAGPGVEMQHHPEGVEVGRQPVESSMELQHHHIEGRVVEVIHHPEVNGIELQHHSKLNGVQLQHHPEEEVIEVSQHPAVGAVVLQPPLEAGTVELQHHVQGVAVTLQHHLEGSSEGGVVELHHPETSAVELSHNPEESTMEVDQCPEAGAAELQQQPEPSTEELQYQEAGAEELQHQSVATEMQHHLGPAVVEMQHQPEPSEVEIEHQPEPSEVEIQHHPEPGEVEIQHHPEPGEVEIQHHPEPGEVEIQHHPEPGEVEIQHHPEPGEVEIQHHPEPGEVEIQHHPEPGEVEIQHHPEPGEVEIQHHPEPFTTEIQPEPSAMEIQQPIATAIHNHQEPGPMNLQSPPEASTPELPQALQSETVMDGCPATDLVGLEQRSDPSAMELDPRPGLSAVELEHCPEPSAAELENRPEAAAVEVDNASVCNPDVNGDGIKILEVKNSEESNSEMNISSVSNVNSSEVAVQLCYFGYV, from the exons GTGTCAGAAATGGGTGGAGAACTGCCGGAGAGCAGATCTGGAAAACCGTTCTGCTGAACAGCTTCACAAACAGTACAGACTATGTGCGAGACACTTCGAACAATCCCTGATATGCACAAAC AGCCCTTACAGAACAGTCCTCAAGGATAATGCAGTGCCGACCTTGTTCGACTTAACAAGTCATCTCAATAAACCTGAAGGCAAACATAGAAAACACAAGAGGATAAAAGAACTG AGTGAGGAAGATTTGCTGAGGGTGAAGGCACCAAGAA CCGACGGTGATGTCTTGAGAGGTCTGCAGTGCAAGCAGGAGGCCATCCATGAACTAGGCAAAATCGATTTGGAGGGAGCCACAGAAAGCCTCGAGGAATCCATCCTTTTGGAAGAATCTTCGAACTTGACGCCCGAAGAGAAAGGGAATAAAGAATTTCTCAAAGTTTTATTTGAAACTGTACTGCTGCTGGGGAGACAAAACGTTCCATTGGGAGGATCGGGCACTGAGAACCTGAGCAACCTGTGCAATACCCCCGATAACATTCACGCGCTGCTGGAGTTCAGGATGAACGCGGGCGATGAAATTCTCCGCAAGAGGTTCGAGACAACTGCCGTCAACGCTGTGTACTGCCCGAAGACCCTGCAGAAAGACCTGCTGGACATCTGCGAGATGTGCATACGGGAGGAGGTCCTGCGAGAAGTTCGTGACAGCAACTTCTTCTCCATCGTGACGGACGAAGTGATCAGCGTGGCGGGCATCGACCACGTGGCCCTGCTGATTCGCTTCGTGGACGAGTCCGACTATCTGCGGCAGGAGTTTGTGGGGTTCATACCCTGCGAGTTCGACAGCGAGTTCCTAGCCAGCCGGATCCACGAGACTCTGACGGAAAAGTGGGGCCTGAACATGTACTACTGTCGTGGGCAGGCGTATAACGGCTCGGGGGCAATGTCTTATAAAAAGCGCGTGGTCGTGGCTAGCATCTTACAGCAGTGCCCAAAGGCGCTGTGCACTCCTTGTTCCTCCTACCCCCTAAACATATGGATTGCCAAGTCCAGCCTGATCTTTGGTATAAACATGGTGCTGAGCTTGATGGACAACATTGTGTCGTTCTTTAGTCTGTCGTATCAGCTCCAAAAGGTTTTTGACGTCGGCATCGACAGCATCTACCAAATGAATGAGGAAAAGGCGAAAGAGCTGAAGAAGCTTTTTCAAATCAACTGGTATGAAAGGCACGACACGTTCGAGATCTTGGCCGACCTTTACGAAGTGCTGGTGACCTGCTTGGACGAGATCAGCTACGACACGTGCGGCCGGTGGAATGCTGAAATCGCGACCCAGGCCAGCATGCTGTCGTCCTCCATGCGAGATTTCGAAATCGTCGTCTCCCTCATGGTGTTGAAGAACGTCCTCTCCTACACCCGGGCCTTCGGCAAAAACCTCCAGGGTCAGGCGTCGGACACCTATTTCGCCTCGAGCACCTTGACGGCGGTCCTGCACTCGCTGAACGAAATGCGGGACAACATGGACGTCTACCACGAGTTCTGGTTGGAGGAAGCCACCAATTTGTCGTTCAAAATGGGGATTGAGCTGAAGCTGCCGTGGAGGTGCCGCCGGCAGCCTCAGAGCGAAGAGTTGTCCGAGGAGACTCCTGAAAACTACTACAAAGAATCGATAACCGCGCCGTTTCTGGACCACATCATTTTAGAAATCAAGGACATGTTCTCTGAGCAGCAGCTAAAGGCCCTCAAGTGCCTGTCGTTGGTGCCGTCGGTCATGGCACAGCTGAAGTACAACACCGGCGAGGAAAACATGGCCGACCTGTACAGAGACGATCTCCCGAACCCCGACACCCTCTCCGCCGAGCTTCACTGCTGGAAGATAAAGTGGAAGCACCGCAGCCGGGATGTCGAGCTGCCCAGCACCATCTTTGACACGCTGCGTCACCCCGATATCAAGTTCTTTCCGAATGTGTACACGCTGCTGAAAATCGTCTCCAACCTGCCCATCATCAAGCTGGAAACCGACAAGTGCGAGATTGGCCGGCGGCGGCTGAAGGCGTATTTGAAGGCCACGCCAGTCGAGGAGAGGACCAGCAGCCTGGCGTTGATCCACATCAATTACGACGCGAAGCACGACTACGACATGATGGTCGACACCTACGCCAAGCTGTACCCGGAGAAGATGCAGCTGCCCCACGTTACCGATTCGGACACCGTGGACGTGAACAATCACGACGCGAGCGGCGTGGAGATAAACAATTTGGACGCGGCGACTCGAACGGTGTACCAGGTCGACGACGACTGCATGGAGTCGGCGGGCCACGCGGGGGCTACTGGGGTGGTTTTGCAACTGCCTTCGGCCGGGGGCCTCTTGGAGGTCTGCCAGAATATGGACAAGACGGTGATCGAGGTGACCCAGCTGACCGAGGAGAGCTCCATCGAACTGCAGCAGCTCCCCGTGGGCAGCGCCGTGATTGTGACCCAGCACTCGGCGGGGCCCGGCGTGGAGATGCAGCACCATCCAGAGGGGGTGGAGGTCGGCCGGCAGCCTGTCGAAAGCAGCATGGAGCTGCAGCACCACCACATCGAAGGGCGGGTGGTGGAGGTGATCCACCATCCGGAGGTGAACGGCATCGAATTGCAGCACCACTCGAAGTTGAACGGGGTGCAGTTGCAGCACCACCCCGAAGAGGAGGTTATTGAGGTGAGCCAGCACCCTGCGGTGGGAGCGGTGGTGCTGCAGCCACCGTTGGAGGCCGGCACAGTGGAGTTGCAGCACCATGTGCAGGGGGTTGCTGTGACACTGCAGCATCATCTGGAGGGAAGTTCAGAGGGCGGCGTGGTGGAGTTGCACCATCCAGAGACCAGTGCTGTTGAATTGAGCCACAATCCAGAAGAGAGCACCATGGAGGTGGACCAGTGTCCAGAAGCCGGTGCCGCAGAGCTGCAGCAACAGCCTGAGCCCAGCACCGAGGAATTGCAATACCAGGAGGCTGGCGCGGAGGAGCTGCAGCACCAGTCTGTTGCTACTGAGATGCAGCACCATTTGGGGCCTGCTGTGGTGGAGATGCAGCATCAGCCAGAGCCCAGTGAGGTGGAGATTGAGCACCAGCCAGAGCCCAGTGAggtggagattcagcatcacccAGAGCCTGGCGAggtggagattcagcatcacccAGAGCCTGGCGAGGTGGAGATACAGCATCACCCAGAGCCTGGTGAggtggagattcagcatcacccAGAGCCTGGCGAggtggagattcagcatcacccAGAGCCTGGCGAGGTGGAGATACAGCATCACCCAGAGCCTGGCGAGGTGGAGATACAGCATCACCCAGAGCCTGGCGAGGTGGAGATACAGCATCACCCAGAGCCTGGCGAGGTGGAGATACAGCATCACCCAGAGCCTTTCACTACAGAGATACAGCCGGAACCCAGTGCCATGGAAATCCAGCAGCCCATCGCTACGGCGATACACAACCACCAGGAGCCTGGACCCATGAACTTGCAATCTCCCCCGGAAGCGAGCACGCCAGAGTTACCACAGGCCCTACAGTCCGAGACCGTGATGGACGGCTGTCCAGCGACCGACCTAGTGGGGCTAGAGCAGCGTTCGGACCCAAGTGCCATGGAATTGGATCCACGCCCGGGATTGAGCGCCGTGGAGCTGGAACATTGTCCCGAGCCCAGCGCAGCGGAGCTGGAGAACCGTCCAGAGGCAGCTGCCGTGGAAGTAGACAATGCCAGTGTGTGCAATCCCGATGTAAACGGTGACGGGATAAAAATTTTGGAAGTGAAAAATTCAGAAGAAAGCAATTCAGAAATGAACATTTCTAGTGTAAGTAATGTAAATAGTTCTGAAGTAGCCGTACAATTGTGCTACTTTGGGTATGTCTAA